ggtcacagatacataaaAAAGAATGTaggagcgtggatcagaaaaaccagccagtatctggtgtgaccacacaTTTCCTTCccatggagttgatcaggctgttgtggcctgtggaatgttgtcccattcctcttcaaaggctgtgcagaagttactggatattggcgggaactggaacatgctgtcatacgcatcccaaacatactcaatgggtgacatgtcgggtgagtatgcaggccatggaagaactctgacattttcagcttccaggatttGTGTACAGATCCgtgcattattatgctgaaacataaggtgatggAGGCAAATGACTGGCACAGCAATGGGCCTCATGATCTCGTCACGGcatctctgtgcattgaaattgccatcgatacaactttgacatcagcaaacagctcgcccacacgacgccatacactcTGTAGGCCATCTGCTtcgtacagttgaaaccgggatgcatccgtgaagagcacacttctccagtgtgccagtggccatcgaaggtcaGCATTTTCcaactgaagtcggttacaacaccgaactgcagtcaggtcaagaccccggtgaggacgatgagcagaCAGATCAGGTTCCCTGAGAcaatttctgacagtttgtgcagaaattctttggttgtgcaaatccacagtttcatcagctatccggatgtggaggtccagggctggtgtggttacacgtggtctgaggttgtgaggccgattggacgtactgccaaattctctaaaacgacgttggagatggcttatggtagagattaattaaattatctggaaacagctctggtggacattcctgcagtcagcatgcaaattgcacgctccctcaaaacttgagacatgtctgccattatgttgtgtgacaaaacttctcATTCTTCTCAACttctgtgtaatgaccatgctgtttaatcagcttcttgatatgccacacctatttggtgggtggattatcttggcaaaggagaaatgctcaataacagggaggaaaacaaatttgtgcacaaaatttgagagaaatacaaaaaaaattgTGGACAATTTCtggtatattttatttcagctcatgaaaccaacactttacatgttgcgtttatatttttgtttagtattgAACACCACCACTCTATTTCACCGTGATTGTTGTAAATGAGTTTTCCAGTACTAATAACAATGAATGAATATAGTGTTATATACCGTATATCCCGCATGTGTTTTATGTGTTAAATCTTGTGAATAATAATAGTTTTGCATATTCAATCGAAAGTCAATAAATTACATAATTATACATATCAATGTAAGAGCTAACGAGTGTAACTCAGTGGACAACTTTTTTGTTGGAATAAGAACATAAACAACCAGTAGGAGCATAGTGATGTAGAAACCATATTGAGGCACTAATgctttttttattaatttaagcAATTGAAATTCTCTGTGGAGTTCTCTGAAGTAAGAAGCAGGAAACGCTTCTGACCACAAAGACTGTTTAACCTCTATCCCTTCCCCCGGttcctccttccctgtctccatTCCAGCAGTGGGTATATTGATCTTTTCATAATTCCCTCACTCACTGACCACTCTGAAACCACTATCCATTTCCCTTTGTCTATAGTCATTTAGAAAAATAACACTAATGAAACTTTAACACACAGACAAAACATTAACAAGACTCTTAAAAGTGAACTATGACTTATTCGTCTCAttgagaacagggagagagaaagagagagtggaagagaaaaagaaagaaggagaaagagtTGAGCAAAAAAGTTGATCATCTATTTCATGAATTTGGTGGAAAACCTTTACCATTAGAATTGGTACATATTCAACATTACCTCACAATCCATTATTACCTAGGAAGAAAGGTTTAGACTATAGTTAGCGGTACTACATGATACTAGTAATCTAAATACATGGTGAGGAAGAAGCTCCAAGTCCAGCTGACATGACAATCACATGACGTGTAAGTTTGATCTAACTTACTCagcaaattgtcaaagactccagctacccaagtcatagactgttgtctctgctaGCGCATGGTAAGGGGTAGCAATACACCAAGTCTGAAACCAACATAATcctgaacagattctacccccaagccataagactggtgAATaggtagttaaatagttaaccaatagctgcccagactatctgcattgacccttttgcATGAACTCTTTTGACTcgtcacatacactgctgctattatttgttatttagtttcctagtcactttatccctacctatatgtacatatctatctcagttacctcgtacccctgcacatccactcagtactggtaccccgtgtatgtagccaagttatcgttactcattgtgcatTTATTCCTTATGTTATTATGACttgttttctctctgcattgttgggaagggccctttAGTAGGactttcactgttagtctacacctgttgtttacaaagcatgtgacaaatacaattagatttgaacTACATACATTACGCTTAGTCTACATGTGAGGAGCTTACCCCCCTCTGGGCGCAGACATCAATTCAATGTCAATTCCACATGAGTTCAATGTCATTTCATTGACTACATCAGGGAGAAATAGCTGTGTTCAAGGGCTAGAGAGGAAAAGTTTTAGCTATTATGGAAGATCATTGTTCATTGTTAGTACTAGTTTGGTAGCTGGTTAAACAATAGCAGACAgctgggtagccatttggtttTGGAGCTGGAAGGATAAGCATCGGATAGAACTAGAAGACTAATTCATTGTCAGTAGCTGAGAAAGGTGACTGGTTGTCATTTGTCAATAGCTAGACCAGGAGTACCAATAGTTTGTAGGATTTTGAAAAACTAGCTATAGTACCAGAGGTCTAACAGGTAAGTAACAAGTTCAGTCTCCAGAGGAAACTagttggttagggttaatatTAGGGGTCAGCGGTTAGAGGCCAGAGGTCCCAGCCTCTACTTGAGGCTCTTCTCTTTAGGCATTTTGTTAGGAGGCAGGAGTAGTTCTGAGTCCTCCTGGGGCCCCGGGCCCTTCATCGCCATACTGGCCCCTACCATAGCTGGATAACTCCTGTTCCTCCTCATCCCCTCTGGTCCAAAGGGCGACCCGGGCCTCCGTAGCCCACCCAGAGGCCCCAGGAGGGGGCTTGGTCCCCCGGTTACACCCCCTGGTCCTGGAGGACACCCAGCCACACCCAGGCGCCTCACCTTGTCCACCAGGTTGAGGTTATGAACTGTGACGCTAACATCTGTCTGGCTCTCAcaatctctccccctctgctgCCTCCTGCTCCGGCTGCTTCCCATCCCCCCCGCTACTTCCTTCAGAATGGACCGTGCCGGCTTGGAGGCCAGAAAGTTGTCATAGGAAGGAGACTTGAAGTCGAAGCCCGCGGGGGTGTTGGTCCCTGAGGATGGGGGGTCGTGTCCTGTGGGGGAGTTGGGGGGAGTGGAGGGGCGCAGGGAGTCGGGGTGGGGGGCTGGGTGGAGGTTAGGGGTGATAGAGGTACTGAACAGCACCCCTCCGCTCCCCACCCCGGGCCTGCCAGCCCTGTCCCAGCCCTGGGTCTGGTGGTGGTACATGGCTGCAGAGATGCCTCTCTCCTGCAGAAGGCGCACTAATCCCAGAGAGGTACTGGTGGTACGTGTGGCTTCCCTGAAGAAGGGGAAATCATATACACACACGggcaggtgcacacacacacacacacacacacacacacacacacacacacacacacacacacacagacaaagtcCTGGGAATGAGATGTAGTAGCTAGAGTCAATCTATCAAGTtttatatatttgtgtgtgtgtgtgtgtgtgtgtgtgtgtgtgtgtgtgtgtgtgtgtgtgtgtacctgaggttGGTAGAGGACTCAGAGGGTCGTAGTAGACTCATCCTGCGGGGTGTATGACAGGGCGTGGCAGCGGGAGTGGCCAGGATAGATGATGTCATCACACAGGATGACGAGGACATGCCGGGGTTAAcactggagaggagggaagggataACAACACCATTTGAAAAAGACGggcagagaaagaacagagaacaTTGAGACTGGACACTGCAACAATTGTGATCTATTAGATAACGTGTGGACAGAGAACAAGTGTACACtttagagagaagagggagaaggaggagtatggtggtagagaaggaggagagggaggtgtatggtggtagatgaggaggagagggaggtgtatggtggtagagaaggaggagagggaggtgtagggtggtagagaaggaggagatgtAGGTGTATGGTGTGTCTCTGTACCTGGGTGTGACTCGGGTCAGCTCATCAGTTGGGTGTAGGATACGACAGGTAGTAAAGGTGTAGGTAGAGCTGGTATGGGCCATGCATTTACCTGGGTAGTACACCGCTGAaaacacaaagacacaaacacacagaatagtctatctgttctcctctacctttcctgGCTGGAAAAGTGGCAGTGAACCACTGAACCACTCAGTGAACCACTGAACCAGTGTTTATATGACTGAACCAGTCAACCACTTAGTTAACCACTAAAACAcgttctctttctgtttctctatttctatcgctctctctgtcttttgaatcgctctctctctctatcactttgAATATAAATGGTTAAGTATTCTTAGTATCTAACATGTTGTTGTAGCATCTATCATAGTATCTGTGTGTGCATATAGAAACATACCTGCAGGATCAGTGTTGCTTaggtgaggggagggagagggggttaAGGGTGAGGCGAGGTGGCTGGGGGGGGCAGAGGGGTAAGGAGGGTGAGGCTGAGGGGGGAGGGCGGGGGAGGCAGAGGCTGAGGAGGTGGGGAGACTCTGGAAGTACTGCTCTCCTGGTTCATCCTCCTCGAAACCACCCCATGGATACACCTGCAACACCCaaacgtacacacaaacacacaggttattccatatacacacacacccatgggaaacacacacacacacttacctgttCCAGCTCTAGTTCCAGAGGCCTGAAGCCTTTAGGTACAACCCCAGGTCTAGCATCCAGGATCACTCCTAAGTGGGGCTGAGCCAACTGCTGCCAGTGGTGAAGGGTCGCAGAGCCTGGAGACGACAGGAccaagagagaaagggtgagagaaaCATATTACATAcaagcacaggcacacacacacacacacacacaggcacacacacacacacaggcacacacacacacacacacgcacgcacgcacacacacacacacacacacacacacacacacacacacacacacacacacacacacacaggcacacacacacacacgcacacacacacacacacacacacacacacacacacacacacacacacacacacacacacacacacacacattttcacaatTTGCTATATATAGTTAAACATTTGAGAGAAGTGAGGAAAGTGGGTGTGTTTTATTGTATTGCATGAAAACATCTCAACTGTAGACGGTGGTTAAAGCCATAACAGTAAAGCCCAACACAAAGCTAGGGAGGCTGCAGAGAAAGATGAGACTGCAGAGaaaatgaaaaaacacacacaggcaacAGAAGTGAAAGAATGAAGAGAGCAAAAGAAGAGAATGAGGTCATGTTTTTATTGAAGATGCAGAGTAAAAGTTGAGTTAAACAGAAGATGAAAAATGAACAAAGGATTTCATTAAAATGAGTAAAtgagatgaaagaaattaaagtaTTATAACAAGAAAGAAAGTAGCAGAGGGGGGGAAAAGTACACCAAAACAGATGGAATGGTGAACTGAAGAGAAAATAAAGAGTTAGACTCAGACATCTCACATATTTAATGTTACATCAAAATGTTATCATGTTGTATGTTTCTCCCCTcaccagcagagggcagcagcAGCACAACAAAACACCACACTGCTCATGATTAAACTTATATTTTAGTTGATCCCCAGCCAACCTCTAGGCTGAGGGTCTCTATAGTAGGAGTGTTGTGAGGTGGAGAGGCCTGACTTACGATGGTGATGCATCAGAGACCAGaaggagttaaacaacattaaaGATACAGGACGCTCTCCTCTTTCTAtcccttcttctgtctctctcccctgttctacctctctagcccatctcctccctcgctccctctcgctaTCCAGCCCCCTCTTTTTGCTCcaacttcttctccctctctccctctctcctccactcttttccccatcccttccctctccctctccttctctctctacctcgctccctCCTTCCACATCTCGCTGCCATTTCCTACCTCTCTCCCACGGCTTggccagcccctccctctcttccctctctctctctctcctcatccccacctttctcttctcctctctcctcatccccctctccttctctccctcacctTCCAGGGGTTTAACGATCTGTAGTTTGTCGGGGAGGTATGGTCGGGAGGCCCACAGGTGTAATGACCCCAGAGACATGATGCTATCTGAGGGGGTCATCCCGCCCCCCTGCCCCCCCCCATCCTGCGcaactcctcctccacctctcctcctccctctctcctcctcaaagaAGCGTCTCTCGCTCAGGTTGTTCTGGCGGCGCAGGGACAGGCGGCGTAACGCCAGCCTCAGGTCCTCAACACCAGCTGCTTTCTTAGCACGGGCGTCCACACTAAAGCCCAAACAGAAATAGATAAATATATTACTAGACTGATGCACAGACATAGACTATTCAAAAAAATTAAACTGGTGAATATGAAAAGATTGTTCTAATTTCATTTTAATATGGTTCGCTAGATTTTAAACATTTCTTCAGGCGAGATCTGGTAAACTGTACAACTATACTGTGTCAAAGACAGGCTGGAACAATCACAGGTTCAGGTATGCACGACTTACCTGTCCTGATTGTCTGCTGCTGACTCCATGAGCATGCTCTGTTGTCGGTTGTCAAGGGCGACACCGTCACCTCTGACATCCCAGCTAATGCTACCAGCCATGGGTGTGGTCCTGCCACTAGAGTGAGCGGAGCTAAGAGACGACGCCTGATTGGATCCCGGGATGTTGGCGTTGGACGGGATTGGAGAACGCTGTCGGACCATCTGGTTGATGTTCTTCACTGTCTCAAACACACGCTTGTGGTGCACCCTGTTCACACACATACAATGAAATAGGCATGAGTGTAGGCAAGTATGGTAGCTATGAGTATATATTATGAGTATAGGTGAGTTTATGTTACTATACAGTATTGAGAAAGATTAGAAGAGTGTTATAAACTAATAGAAGCGTGTGTACTTCTGTTCCTCGCACTCAGGGTCATCCAGACTCATCTCCTTCCTCATCGTCCCCTCTATCTCTGCTGCCAGGGAGTCCTgccgtacacacacaccatagacacacacaccatagacacacacaccatcagctcTATGATATACAACTACACTCTCAAAAGGAGACCGCTCTTTTGAGAGTGTACGTTCTGATAACCCCTACCACACACATACCATAGGGTAGAGACCCAGAGGATGGAATCTGCGTGGTGTTCCAGCAGGATGGTTTCTGTTCCTCAAGGACTTCAGCTCTTCCTGAGCCTCATGGAGCATCTCTATACACTCTGAATATTTATCATCCAAATCTGTTAGCTAGAGAGAAGGAACAAAAGAGAGCAGGCTTGATTACTTTTTCTCATTGGCAAAGTATTCATGAGGTGTAGGTTGGCAAAGGGGTAGGGTGTGAGTCTAACCTCGACTGTGAGTTGTCTCTGGGCATCTTTAGCTGCCCCTAGGTGCTGAGAGAGCTCCTCATTCTCCACTGCGTactgaagaaacacacacacactcacaaagagAGTATTGTACTGAGCATATACCACATTGCATGCAGTGTATTACTGAGGGTAAAGCATGGGTATGCGTGCCTCACCGACTTGGCTTTCTTCTGTAGGTCAACTATTTGAGAGAGCAGGTGTGTGATCTCCTCCTGCTGTCGCATGGCGTCCTCTGTCTTCCGAGCCAACTCCTCCGCTATGGTGTTTATCTGCAGACTAGACTGTcctggagagggaagaggggagaggagagagtcattaggtgtttatctacagactggactgtcctggagacaggagaggggagaggggggattcattaggtgtttatctacagactggactgtcctggagaggggagaggggagaggggggattcattaggtgtttatctacagactggactgtcctggagacaggagaggggagaggggggattcattaggtgtttatctacagactggactgtcctggagacaggagaggggagaggggggattcattaggtgtttatctacagactggactgtcctggagacaggagaggggagaggggggattcattaggtgtttatctacagactggactgtcctggagacaggagaggggagaggagagattcattaggtgtttatctacagactggactgtcctggagacaggagaggggagaggggggattcattaggtgtttatctacagactggactgtcctggagacaggagaggggagaggagagattcattaggtgtttatctacagactggactgtcctggagacaggagaggggagaggggggattcattaggtgtttatctacagactggactgtcctggagaggggagaggggagaggggggattcattaggtgtttatctacagactggactgtcctggagacaggagaggggagaggggggattcattaggtgtttatctgcagactggactgtcctggagacaggagaggatagaggagagattcattaggtgtttatctaaagactggactgtcctggagacaggagaggggagaggagagactcattaggtgtttatctacagactggactgtcctggagacaggagaggggagaggggggattcattaggtgtttatctacagactggactgtcctggagacaggagaggggagaggggggattcataaggtgtttatctacagactggactgtcctggagacaggagaggggagaggggggattcattaggtgtttatctacagactggactgtcctggagacaggagaggggagaggggggattcattgGGTGTTTATctgcagactggactgtcctggagacaggagaggggagaggggggattcattaggtgtttatctacagactggactgtcctggagaggggagattcattaggtgtttatctacagactagactgtcctggagagggtagaggggggattcattaggtgtttatctacagactggactgtcctggagacaggagaggggagattcattaggtgtttatctacagactggactgtcctggagacaggagaggggagaggggggattcattaggtgtttatctacagactggactgtcctggagacaggagaggggagattcattaggtgtttatctacagactggactgtcctggagaggggagaggggggattcattaggtgtttatctacagactggactgtcctggagaggggagaggggggattcattaggtgtttatctacagactggactgtcctggagaggggagattcattaggtgtttatctacagactagACAGtcctggagagggtagaggggggattcattaggtgtttatctacagactggactgtcctggagacaggagaggggagaggggggattcattaggtgtttatctgcag
This genomic interval from Oncorhynchus clarkii lewisi isolate Uvic-CL-2024 chromosome 18, UVic_Ocla_1.0, whole genome shotgun sequence contains the following:
- the LOC139373632 gene encoding trafficking kinesin-binding protein 1-like isoform X3, translated to MTKTYNDIDAVTRLLEEKERDLELAARIGQSLLKKNRTLTEQNDYLEVQVGHITEEVAQLHHELNLKDELLQFYTNASEESEEDSTTGSPTKRSKLLGVPGFGADSMQRKLRELEEENLSLRSEACNLKTETETYEEKEQQLVNDCVKELRQSSLQINTIAEELARKTEDAMRQQEEITHLLSQIVDLQKKAKSYAVENEELSQHLGAAKDAQRQLTVELTDLDDKYSECIEMLHEAQEELKSLRNRNHPAGTPRRFHPLGLYPMDSLAAEIEGTMRKEMSLDDPECEEQKVHHKRVFETVKNINQMVRQRSPIPSNANIPGSNQASSLSSAHSSGRTTPMAGSISWDVRGDGVALDNRQQSMLMESAADNQDSVDARAKKAAGVEDLRLALRRLSLRRQNNLSERRFFEEERGRRRGGGGVAQDGGGQGGGMTPSDSIMSLGSLHLWASRPYLPDKLQIVKPLEGSATLHHWQQLAQPHLGVILDARPGVVPKGFRPLELELEQVYPWGGFEEDEPGEQYFQSLPTSSASASPALPPQPHPPYPSAPPSHLASPLTPSPSPHLSNTDPAAVYYPGKCMAHTSSTYTFTTCRILHPTDELTRVTPSVNPGMSSSSCVMTSSILATPAATPCHTPRRMSLLRPSESSTNLREATRTTSTSLGLVRLLQERGISAAMYHHQTQGWDRAGRPGVGSGGVLFSTSITPNLHPAPHPDSLRPSTPPNSPTGHDPPSSGTNTPAGFDFKSPSYDNFLASKPARSILKEVAGGMGSSRSRRQQRGRDCESQTDVSVTVHNLNLVDKVRRLGVAGCPPGPGGVTGGPSPLLGPLGGLRRPGSPFGPEGMRRNRSYPAMVGASMAMKGPGPQEDSELLLPPNKMPKEKSLK
- the LOC139373632 gene encoding trafficking kinesin-binding protein 1-like isoform X2, with translation MTKTYNDIDAVTRLLEEKERDLELAARIGQSLLKKNRTLTEQNDYLEVQVGHITEEVAQLHHELNLKDELLQFYTNASEESEEDSTTGSPTSKRSKLLGVPGFGADSMQRKLRELEEENLSLRSEACNLKTETETYEEKEQQLVNDCVKELRQSSLQINTIAEELARKTEDAMRQQEEITHLLSQIVDLQKKAKSYAVENEELSQHLGAAKDAQRQLTVELTDLDDKYSECIEMLHEAQEELKSLRNRNHPAGTPRRFHPLGLYPMDSLAAEIEGTMRKEMSLDDPECEEQKVHHKRVFETVKNINQMVRQRSPIPSNANIPGSNQASSLSSAHSSGRTTPMAGSISWDVRGDGVALDNRQQSMLMESAADNQDSVDARAKKAAGVEDLRLALRRLSLRRQNNLSERRFFEEERGRRRGGGGVAQDGGGQGGGMTPSDSIMSLGSLHLWASRPYLPDKLQIVKPLEGSATLHHWQQLAQPHLGVILDARPGVVPKGFRPLELELEQVYPWGGFEEDEPGEQYFQSLPTSSASASPALPPQPHPPYPSAPPSHLASPLTPSPSPHLSNTDPAAVYYPGKCMAHTSSTYTFTTCRILHPTDELTRVTPSVNPGMSSSSCVMTSSILATPAATPCHTPRRMSLLRPSESSTNLREATRTTSTSLGLVRLLQERGISAAMYHHQTQGWDRAGRPGVGSGGVLFSTSITPNLHPAPHPDSLRPSTPPNSPTGHDPPSSGTNTPAGFDFKSPSYDNFLASKPARSILKEVAGGMGSSRSRRQQRGRDCESQTDVSVTVHNLNLVDKVRRLGVAGCPPGPGGVTGGPSPLLGPLGGLRRPGSPFGPEGMRRNRSYPAMVGASMAMKGPGPQEDSELLLPPNKMPKEKSLK
- the LOC139373632 gene encoding trafficking kinesin-binding protein 1-like isoform X1; protein product: MERITGDGCELEDWCYEEGTEVLCADRVGQMTKTYNDIDAVTRLLEEKERDLELAARIGQSLLKKNRTLTEQNDYLEVQVGHITEEVAQLHHELNLKDELLQFYTNASEESEEDSTTGSPTSKRSKLLGVPGFGADSMQRKLRELEEENLSLRSEACNLKTETETYEEKEQQLVNDCVKELRQSSLQINTIAEELARKTEDAMRQQEEITHLLSQIVDLQKKAKSYAVENEELSQHLGAAKDAQRQLTVELTDLDDKYSECIEMLHEAQEELKSLRNRNHPAGTPRRFHPLGLYPMDSLAAEIEGTMRKEMSLDDPECEEQKVHHKRVFETVKNINQMVRQRSPIPSNANIPGSNQASSLSSAHSSGRTTPMAGSISWDVRGDGVALDNRQQSMLMESAADNQDSVDARAKKAAGVEDLRLALRRLSLRRQNNLSERRFFEEERGRRRGGGGVAQDGGGQGGGMTPSDSIMSLGSLHLWASRPYLPDKLQIVKPLEGSATLHHWQQLAQPHLGVILDARPGVVPKGFRPLELELEQVYPWGGFEEDEPGEQYFQSLPTSSASASPALPPQPHPPYPSAPPSHLASPLTPSPSPHLSNTDPAAVYYPGKCMAHTSSTYTFTTCRILHPTDELTRVTPSVNPGMSSSSCVMTSSILATPAATPCHTPRRMSLLRPSESSTNLREATRTTSTSLGLVRLLQERGISAAMYHHQTQGWDRAGRPGVGSGGVLFSTSITPNLHPAPHPDSLRPSTPPNSPTGHDPPSSGTNTPAGFDFKSPSYDNFLASKPARSILKEVAGGMGSSRSRRQQRGRDCESQTDVSVTVHNLNLVDKVRRLGVAGCPPGPGGVTGGPSPLLGPLGGLRRPGSPFGPEGMRRNRSYPAMVGASMAMKGPGPQEDSELLLPPNKMPKEKSLK